From the genome of Halomonas sp. I5-271120, one region includes:
- the pepN gene encoding aminopeptidase N — translation MSAMQPTYLHDYQPPAYRVTHTELKFDLSSSATRVTARLHLERHPAHQDSDSLPLMLNGEQLSLKRIAIDGEELEADEYAQDDASLTVHRVPASFLLDTEVEINPAANTALAGLYQSSGMFCTQCEAEGFRRITFYPDRPDVMATFSTTVIGDRATLPVLLSNGNPVESGELPGDRHFVTWEDPHPKPSYLFALVAGDLKKVEDHFTTQSGRDVTLQVWVEEENLSKTDHAMASLKRAMKWDEETYGREYDLDLFMIVAVNDFNMGAMENKGLNIFNSAAVLTHPHTATDAAFQRVESIVAHEYFHNWSGNRVTCRDWFQLSLKEGFTVFRDQSFSADTNSAPVKRIEDVSVFRTAQFAEDAGPTAHPIRPDHYIEIGNFYTLTIYEKGAEVVRMLQNLLGWELFRRGSDLYFERLDGQAATIEDFVGCMSEVSGLDLSQFMHWYSQAGTPEIDAHGEYDYATSEYHLTLRQRTAPTPGQPDKVALHIPIRMGLVGTKSGQDLKMTFDGEAVGTDTVIHLRESEQHFVFTDLAEAPVPSLLRGFSAPVKLRFPYSREDLAFLLQQDSDGFNRWDAGQRLAMLALDDLIAAHRNGVEKVMDVRVIDAFRTLLTGETDDKAVLAEMLTLPSEAYIAEQQPVVDVDAIHAARTFVKQSLAASLRDEFMAVYRANQLDEPYAPEPEQIAARSLKNVALSYLVAIEDEEALELVQAQFNADHNMTDVRAALTLLTHSSRNDLADPALRAFGDKWAHDPLVMDQWFSIQVTRPQADALDRVKFLMKHPKFSLKNPNKVRALIGAFASNRVNFHRIDGAGYQLLSDVVIELNRLNPEIAARLVTPLTRWQRFDEARQELMKAELERIRAEDLSPNVYEVIEKALAD, via the coding sequence ATGTCTGCGATGCAGCCGACTTACCTGCATGATTACCAACCGCCCGCGTACCGGGTGACTCATACCGAGCTGAAGTTCGATTTGTCGTCGTCAGCGACCCGCGTCACCGCCCGCCTGCATCTGGAGCGTCATCCCGCGCACCAGGATTCAGACTCGCTGCCGCTGATGCTCAATGGCGAACAGCTCTCGCTTAAGCGTATCGCCATCGACGGTGAGGAGCTCGAAGCCGATGAGTACGCGCAGGACGATGCCTCGCTGACCGTGCATCGCGTGCCGGCAAGCTTCCTGCTCGACACCGAGGTCGAGATCAACCCGGCGGCCAATACCGCCCTGGCAGGCCTCTACCAGTCCAGCGGCATGTTCTGCACCCAGTGCGAGGCGGAAGGCTTTCGCCGCATCACCTTCTATCCGGACCGTCCGGATGTGATGGCGACCTTCTCGACCACGGTGATCGGTGACCGGGCGACGCTGCCGGTGCTGCTGTCCAATGGCAATCCGGTGGAATCCGGCGAACTGCCCGGTGATCGCCACTTCGTCACCTGGGAAGACCCGCACCCCAAGCCCAGCTACCTGTTCGCCCTGGTGGCCGGTGACCTGAAAAAGGTCGAGGATCACTTCACCACCCAGAGTGGTCGCGATGTCACGCTGCAGGTATGGGTCGAGGAAGAGAACCTCTCGAAGACCGATCACGCCATGGCCTCGCTGAAGCGCGCCATGAAGTGGGACGAAGAGACCTATGGGCGCGAGTACGATCTGGACCTGTTCATGATCGTGGCCGTCAACGACTTCAACATGGGCGCCATGGAGAACAAGGGCCTCAACATCTTCAACTCGGCGGCGGTGCTGACGCATCCGCACACCGCCACCGATGCGGCCTTCCAGCGCGTCGAGAGCATCGTTGCCCACGAGTACTTCCACAACTGGTCTGGCAATCGCGTGACCTGTCGCGACTGGTTCCAGCTGTCGCTCAAGGAAGGTTTCACGGTGTTCCGCGACCAGAGCTTCTCGGCGGATACCAACTCGGCGCCGGTCAAGCGCATCGAGGATGTCTCGGTGTTCCGTACCGCTCAGTTCGCCGAAGATGCCGGGCCGACCGCCCATCCGATCCGTCCCGATCACTACATCGAGATTGGCAACTTCTACACCCTGACCATCTATGAGAAGGGTGCCGAAGTGGTTCGCATGCTGCAGAACCTGCTGGGCTGGGAGCTGTTCCGCCGCGGCTCGGATCTGTATTTCGAGCGTCTCGACGGCCAGGCCGCCACCATCGAGGACTTCGTCGGCTGCATGAGCGAGGTGTCGGGTCTCGACCTGAGCCAGTTCATGCACTGGTACTCCCAGGCCGGGACACCGGAGATCGACGCTCACGGCGAGTACGACTATGCCACGTCCGAGTACCACCTGACCCTGCGTCAGCGCACGGCGCCGACCCCGGGGCAGCCGGACAAGGTCGCGCTGCACATCCCGATCCGCATGGGCCTGGTCGGTACCAAGTCCGGCCAGGATCTCAAGATGACCTTCGACGGCGAGGCGGTGGGCACCGACACCGTGATTCATCTGCGCGAATCCGAGCAGCACTTCGTCTTCACCGATCTGGCCGAGGCCCCGGTGCCGTCGCTGCTGCGCGGTTTCTCGGCGCCGGTCAAGCTGCGCTTCCCATACAGCCGTGAAGACCTGGCCTTCCTGCTGCAGCAGGATTCTGACGGCTTCAATCGCTGGGATGCCGGCCAGCGGCTGGCGATGCTGGCCCTCGATGACCTGATCGCGGCACATCGCAATGGCGTCGAGAAGGTCATGGACGTGCGCGTCATCGACGCCTTCCGCACCCTGTTGACCGGCGAAACCGACGACAAGGCGGTGCTCGCCGAGATGCTGACCCTGCCTTCGGAGGCCTACATCGCCGAGCAGCAGCCTGTGGTCGATGTCGATGCCATCCATGCCGCTCGTACTTTCGTCAAGCAGTCGCTGGCGGCTTCCCTGCGCGACGAGTTCATGGCGGTGTATCGTGCCAACCAGCTCGATGAGCCCTATGCGCCGGAGCCCGAGCAGATCGCCGCGCGCAGTCTCAAGAACGTGGCCCTGTCCTATCTGGTGGCGATCGAGGACGAGGAGGCGCTGGAACTTGTGCAGGCCCAGTTCAACGCCGATCACAATATGACCGACGTGCGTGCAGCACTGACGCTGCTCACCCACAGCTCGCGCAATGACCTGGCCGATCCGGCGCTGCGTGCCTTCGGTGACAAGTGGGCCCACGATCCGCTGGTAATGGATCAGTGGTTCAGCATTCAGGTAACCCGGCCGCAGGCCGACGCCCTGGATCGCGTCAAGTTCCTGATGAAGCACCCGAAGTTCTCGTTGAAGAACCCCAACAAGGTGCGTGCCCTGATCGGCGCCTTCGCCAGCAACCGGGTCAACTTCCACCGCATCGACGGCGCCGGCTACCAGCTGCTGAGCGACGTGGTGATCGAACTCAACCGGCTTAACCCGGAAATCGCCGCGCGCCTGGTTACGCCGCTGACGCGCTGGCAGCGCTTCGACGAGGCTCGTCAGGAGCTGATGAAAGCCGAACTCGAGCGCATCCGCGCAGAGGATCTCTCGCCGAACGTCTATGAAGTGATTGAAAAGGCGCTGGCCGATTGA